A window of Leptotrichia wadei contains these coding sequences:
- a CDS encoding O-methyltransferase: MIENFIESSKYTQNLFKIQNEIVQNIKNESLAGNVPIITDEVLNYMIFTARNMKAGNILEIGTATGYSGLFLARVANENGGFLTTMEIDEKRYGKAVENFKKLGLFEKNRMILGDALEEIPRLDKDIKYDFIFIDASKGQYLKFFEMSYELLNGNGIIFIDNLMFRGFVAVKKEEIPKRYKTIVKRLKEFIEKLNKEYNFVLLPFGDGVGIVKK; this comes from the coding sequence AAGTATACACAAAATCTATTTAAAATTCAAAATGAAATTGTACAAAATATAAAGAATGAAAGTTTAGCGGGAAATGTGCCGATTATTACAGATGAAGTGCTGAATTATATGATTTTTACAGCTAGAAATATGAAAGCTGGAAATATTTTAGAAATTGGAACGGCAACAGGATACTCTGGGCTATTTTTGGCACGGGTTGCTAATGAAAATGGCGGCTTTTTGACAACGATGGAAATTGATGAAAAACGTTATGGAAAAGCTGTGGAAAATTTTAAGAAATTGGGATTGTTTGAGAAGAATAGAATGATTTTGGGTGATGCTTTGGAGGAAATTCCAAGGCTTGATAAGGATATAAAATATGATTTTATTTTTATTGATGCATCGAAGGGGCAATATTTGAAGTTTTTTGAGATGAGTTATGAACTTCTTAATGGAAATGGAATTATTTTTATTGATAATTTGATGTTTCGTGGATTTGTAGCAGTAAAAAAAGAAGAAATTCCAAAAAGGTATAAAACTATTGTAAAAAGATTAAAAGAATTTATAGAAAAGTTAAATAAAGAATATAATTTTGTGCTGCTGCCGTTTGGAGATGGAGTTGGGATAGTAAAAAAATAA
- a CDS encoding endonuclease/exonuclease/phosphatase family protein, whose translation MKFLLYNIRYGTGKYLNQPFKHIRGYLGRSVKHIYRIGKFINRYKPDIVGLVEVDLGSFRMYSRNQATLLGRITRNNNVYQYKYEEDSNYMKFPMVRKQGNALLSKSSIIREEFHYLDIGMKKLIIEVETKDVIVFLVHLALGGKTRQKQIVQLYNLVKNCKKPVIVAGDFNVFWGEEEIEMFLKASNLKNINTRKDPTFPSWNPKRELDFILCSEEIKINNYKVIQTQLSDHLPILIDFDIVHVHS comes from the coding sequence ATGAAATTTCTTTTATATAATATTCGATATGGAACTGGAAAGTATTTGAATCAGCCATTTAAGCATATACGGGGATATCTGGGCCGTTCTGTAAAGCATATTTATCGGATTGGGAAATTTATTAACAGGTATAAGCCAGATATTGTGGGACTTGTGGAAGTAGATCTGGGATCATTTCGGATGTATAGCAGAAATCAGGCTACACTTCTTGGGAGAATTACGAGAAATAATAATGTTTATCAATATAAATATGAAGAAGATTCTAATTATATGAAATTTCCAATGGTAAGAAAACAAGGGAATGCTTTACTTTCTAAAAGTTCAATTATAAGGGAAGAATTTCATTATCTGGATATTGGAATGAAAAAATTGATTATTGAAGTGGAAACAAAGGATGTGATTGTGTTTCTTGTACATTTAGCACTTGGAGGGAAAACAAGACAAAAACAAATTGTGCAGCTTTATAATCTTGTGAAAAATTGTAAGAAGCCGGTTATTGTAGCTGGTGATTTTAACGTTTTTTGGGGTGAAGAGGAAATTGAGATGTTTTTGAAGGCTTCAAATTTAAAAAATATAAACACAAGAAAAGATCCAACTTTCCCAAGTTGGAATCCAAAGAGGGAACTTGATTTTATACTTTGTTCTGAAGAAATAAAAATTAATAATTATAAAGTGATACAAACTCAACTTTCAGATCATCTGCCAATATTAATTGATTTTGATATTGTTCATGTTCATTCATAA